Proteins co-encoded in one Xiphophorus hellerii strain 12219 chromosome 10, Xiphophorus_hellerii-4.1, whole genome shotgun sequence genomic window:
- the top2a gene encoding DNA topoisomerase 2-alpha, which produces MAQPLKAFLENNPMEKTKKDPKRLSVERIYQKKTQLEHILLRPDTYIGSVEPVSQQMWVYDEGVGLNCRDVTFVPGLYKIFDEILVNAADNKQRDKSMSCIRVNIDVENNTISVWNNGKGIPVVEHKVEKVYVPALIFGQLLTSSNYDDDEKKVTGGRNGYGAKLCNIFSTKFTVETACKESKKVFKQTWYDNMGRAGDTSIKPFEGEEYTCITFRPDLAKFKMSILDKDTVALMTRRAYDIAGSSKGVKVFLNSKRLPVSGFRSYVDMYVKDKVDELGSPLSVVHEVVNERWEVCLTMSEKGFQQVSFVNSIATTKGGRHVDYVGDQVVGKLIEVVKKKNKAGVTVKPFQVKNHMWLFVNCLIENPTFDSQTKENMTLQQKKFGSTCPLGDKFIKQATGCGIVESIMNWVKFKAQSQLNKKCSAVKHTKIKGVPKLDDANDAGGKNSIGCTLILTEGDSAKTLAVSGLGVVGRDRYGVFPLRGKMLNVREASHKQIMENAEINNVIKILGLQYKKNYSDPESLKTLRYGKIMIMTDQDQDGSHIKGLLINFIHHNWPSLLRHNFLEEFITPIIKVSLKKSQLSFYSIPEFNAWKENQPNHRSWKVKYYKGLGTSTSQEAKEYFLDMQRHRIPFKYSGPADDDAITLAFSKKKVDERKEWLTNFMNDRRQRKEHNLPEDYLYGQSTKSLSYNDFVNKELVLFSNSDNERSIPCLVDGLKPGQRKVLYCCFKRNDKREVKVAQLAGSVAEMSAYHHGEVSLMMTIVGLAQNFVGSNNMNLLQPLGQFGTRLHGGKDSASPRYIFTMLSPLARLVFPAVDDNLLKYNYDDNQRVEPEWYIPIIPTVLINGSEGIGTGWASKIPNYDIREIISNIHRMLNGQEPLPMLPNYKNFRGTIEQVMDNQYMNSGEVAIIDSTTIEISELPVKTWTQAFKENVLEPMLNGTEKVPPLITDYKDYHTDTTVRFVIKMSEEKLREAEAAGLHKVFKLQSPLTCNSMVLFDHVGSLKKYESVQDILKDFFELRMKYYVLRKDWLVGMLGAESAKLSNQARFILEKIQGTLVIENKPKKELIRMLQKMGYDSDPVKAWKQAQEKNEEELEDEEEEGAEKEDDSGPDYNYLLGMPMWFLTKEKKEELCRQRDAKMTELNTLKKKSPEDLWREDLAAFSEELERIEAKEKESDGIPVKGAGKGKAVKVKKETLPTPQGRRVIPRVTSTMKAEANRKADLKKGEGRRGRKVKTEDVVMQMEFDEEGENVEPEEMGLASRLAKKAKPEPKQKATSKVGKQTTLQFKPVAKKPKKNSRSDDEPEDMSGSDMEAEEAAAPRERIERRTKASVKYSLSDSEDEFDDWGKKSSPKRKAVISDEDSSFALAPSTMSDSDVDSPPPPPKAPEPAKKTIKSKMTVKKTETKTPVSSDDAAPTSKPPAQRKPKETAAKKAPAKKPTATKKKASDEKQPSILDALSKPKASSKTAPKKIPTFGSSDSEDEGTVPAKKQSKAAVKRKQMISDESDSSSDDLMSRLKAKSQAGVKKSKKWMEDDIFQISDQEEEALVAMAPRDKPSRARKPVTYNMDSDSDEDF; this is translated from the exons GTGGCCGCAACGGATACGGTGCCAAACTTTGCAATATCTTCAGTACAAAGTTCACCGTGGAGACTGCTTGTAAGGAGTCCAAGAAGGTGTTCAAGCAG ACCTGGTACGACAACATGGGCAGAGCGGGAGACACCAGCATCAAACCTTTTGAAGGAGAGGAGTACACTTGCATCACCTTCAGGCCGGACCTGGCCAAGTTTAAGATGAGCATCCTGGACAAAGACACGGTGGCTCTGATGACCAGGAGAGCGTACGACATCGCTGGCTCCTCCAAGGGAGTCAAAGTGTTCCTCAACAGCAAGAGGCTGCCT GTGTCAGGTTTTCGAAGCTATGTGGACATGTATGTGAAGGACAAGGTGGACGAGCTGGGCAGTCCCCTCTCTGTGGTCCATGAGGTGGTCAATGAGCGCTGGGAGGTCTGCCTCACCATGAGCGAGAAAGGCTTCCAGCAAGTCAGCTTCGTCAACAGCATTGCTACCACAAAG GGAGGCAGACATGTAGACTATGTGGGTGACCAGGTGGTTGGAAAGCTCATTGAAgtggtgaagaagaagaacaaagcCGGCGTGACTGTCAAGCCTTTCCAG GTGAAAAACCACATGTGGCTGTTTGTCAACTGCCTGATCGAAAACCCCACCTTTGACTCTCAGACGAAAGAGAATATGACTCTACAGCAGAAGAAGTTTGGCTCCACTTGTCCACTGGGTGACAAGTTCATAAAACAG GCCACAGGATGTGGGATCGTGGAAAGCATCATGAACTGGGTGAAGTTCAAAGCTCAGTCTCAGCTCAACAAGAAATGCTCAGCGGTGAAGCACACCAAGATCAAAGGAGTCCCAAAACTGGACGACGCCAACGATGCAG GTGGGAAAAACTCCATCGGCTGCACGCTGATCCTTACTGAGGGAGACTCAGCCAAGACGCTGGCTGTGTCTGGGCTGGGAGTGGTGGGACGGGACCGCTACGGTGTGTTCCCCCTCCGGGGAAAGATGCTCAACGTCCGGGAGGCTTCTCACAAACAG ATTATGGAAAATGCTGAAATCAACAATGTCATCAAGATCCTCGGTCTTCAGTACAAGAAAAACTACAGTGACCCAGAATCCCTGAAGACGCTGCGTTACGGGAAGATCATGATCATGACAGATCAG GATCAAGATGGATCCCACATTAAGGGCTTGTTGATCAACTTCATCCATCACAACTGGCCGTCGCTGCTTCGCCATAACTTTCTGGAAGAGTTCATCACACCCATCATCAAG GTGTCTCTCAAGAAAAGCCAGCTGTCCTTCTACAGCATCCCTGAATTCAACGCATGGAAGGAGAACCAACCTAACCACAGATCCTGGAAAGTCAAATACTACAAAG GTTTGGGAACTAGCACATCACAGGAAGCCAAGGAGTACTTCTTGGATATGCAGAGACATCGTATCCCTTTTAAGTACTCTGGCCCTGCTGATGACGACGCTATCACCCTT GCCTTTAGCAAGAAGAAGGTGGATGAGAGGAAAGAATGGCTCACCAACTTCATGAATGACAGGCGCCAGCGCAAGGAGCACAACCTTCCAGAG GACTACCTGTACGGCCAGTCAACAAAGTCCTTGTCCTACAATGACTTTGTCAACAAGGAGCTCGTTCTTTTCTCCAACTCTGACAATGAGAGGTCCATTCCTTGCTTGGTGGATG GGTTGAAACCAGGACAGAGGAAGGTGTTGTACTGCTGCTTTAAGAGGAATGATAAGCGGGAGGTGAAGGTCGCCCAGCTGGCCGGCTCAGTGGCTGAGATGTCAGCGTACCATCATGGGGAG GTATCTCTGATGATGACGATCGTCGGTTTAGCCCAGAACTTTGTGGGAAGCAACAACATGAACCTGCTGCAGCCTCTGGGACAGTTTGGAACCAGGCTGCACGGCGGCAAGGACTCAGCCAGCCCTCGATACATCTTCACCATGCTCAG ccCCTTGGCTCGCCTCGTTTTCCCAGCAGtggacgacaacctgctcaagTACAACTACGACGATAATCAGCGCGTTGAGCCCGAGTGGTACATTCCCATCATCCCCACCGTGCTGATTAATGGTTCTGAAGGTATCGGGACCGGCTGGGCCAGCAAGATCCCCAACTACGACATCCGCGAGATCATCAGCAACATCCACCGGATGCTCAACGGCCAGGAACCATTGCCCATG CTTCCAAACTACAAGAACTTCAGAGGCACGATTGAGCAGGTGATGGATAACCAGTACATGAACAGCGGAGAGGTGGCCATCATTGATTCCACCACCATTGAGATCTCTGAGTTGCCCGTCAAAACCTGGACCCAG GCCTTCAAAGAGAATGTTCTGGAGCCGATGTTGAACGGAACAGAGAAGGTTCCTCCTCTGATCACCGACTACAAGGACTATCACACCGACACCACGGTCCGCTTCGTCATCAAGATGTCTGAGGAGAAGCTGAGGGAGGCGGAGGCTGCCGGCCTCCACAAAGTCTTCAAGCTGCAGAGCCCGCTCACCTGCAACTCCATG GTTCTGTTTGACCATGTGGGCAGCTTGAAGAAGTACGAGTCTGTTCAGGATATCCTCAAAGACTTTTTTGAATTGAGGATGAAGTACTATGTCCTGAGGAAGGACTGGTTGGTCGGGATGCTCGGCGCAGAAAGCGCCAAACTGTCAAACCAAGCCCGTTTCATCCTGGAGAAAATTCAGGGCACCTTGGTCATTG AAAACAAGCCTAAAAAGGAACTGATTCGCATGCTTCAGAAAATGGGCTACGACTCGGACCCAGTTAAAGCTTGGAAACAGGCTCAGGAAAAG aatgagGAGGAGTtagaggatgaagaggaggaaggagcaGAAAAAGAGGATGACAGCGGACCCGACTACAACTACCTGCTGGGCATGCCCATGTGGTTCCTCACcaaggagaagaaggaggagctGTGCCGGCAGAGGGATGCTAAG ATGACTGAGCTGAACACCCTGAAGAAAAAGAGTCCAGAAGACCTGTGGAGGGAGGACCTGGCTGCGTTCTCAGAGGAGCTGGAG CGCATTGAGGCCAAAGAAAAGGAGAGCGACGGCATCCCAGTGAAGGGGGCCGGCAAAGGCAAAGCTGTGAAGGTGAAGAAGGAGACGCTGCCCACGCCGCAGGGCCGGCGGGTCATTCCTCGCGTCACCAGCACCATGAAGGCCGAAGCCAACAGGAAGGCCGACCTGAAGAAAGGAGAGGGCAGGAGAGGCAGGAAAGTCAAG ACTGAAGACGTGGTGATGCAGATGGAATTTGATGAGGAGGGTGAGAACGTGGAGCCAGAGGAAATGGGCTTGGCTTCACGGCTGGCCAAGAAAGCCAAACCAGAGCCCAAACAGAAAG CCACATCAAAGGTTGGTAAGCAGACCACTCTCCAGTTCAAGCCCGTTGCCAAGAAGCCGAAGAAGAATTCGCGGTCGGATGATGAGCCTGAAGACATGTCAGGAAGTGACatggaggcagaggaagctgcggCCCCCAGGGAGCGCATAGAACGCAGAACTAAAG CCTCGGTGAAGTACAGCCTGTCGGACAGCGAAGATGAATTTGATGACTGGGGAAAGAAGAGTTCCCCAAAGAGGAAAGCTGTTATCAGTGACGAGGATTCAAGCTTCGCCCTGGCGCCCAGCACTATGTCGGACAGCGACGTCGACTCCCCTCCGCCCCCTCCCAAAGCTCCAGAGCCAGC gaaaaagacaataaagagcaaaatgacggttaaaaagacagaaaccaAGACACCTG TTTCCTCTGATGATGCGGCGCCAACATCCAAACCTCCAGCTCAACGGAAACCCAAAGAGACGGCAGCCAAAAAAGCTCCAGCCAAGAAACCCACTGCCACCAAGAAGAAGGCATCAG ATGAAAAGCAGCCTTCTATTCTAGATGCTCTCTCCAAACCCAAAGCTTCCTCCAAGACCGCTCCCAAAAAAATCCCCACGTTTGGCTCcagcgactcggaggacgaAGGGACCGTTCCagcaaaaaagcaaagcaaagccGCCGTGAAGAGGAAGCAGATGATCAGCGACGAGTCGGACAGCAGCTCAGACGACCTCATGTCGCGTCTCAAGGCTAAATCGCAGGCCGGCGTAAAG AAATCGAAGAAGTGGATGGAAGATGACATCTTCCAGATTTCAGACCAAGAGGAAGAGGCTCTCGTTGCCATGGCACCTCGGGATAAACCCTCACGTGCTCGGAAACCCGTCACCTACAACATGGACTCAGACTCTGATGAAGacttttaa
- the LOC116726595 gene encoding gap junction delta-3 protein, whose product MGEWGFLGSVFDNLQAHSPMLGRFWLFLMLMFRILILGTVASDLFEDEQLEFTCNTLQPGCKQVCYDKAFPISQYRFWVFHIVLIATPSIVFLLYATHQNNKKVLRPKSRRSSIQNYKDDRRLRRLYIINVIFRIIAEVAFLVGQCKLYSFKVPAQYPCDRFPCPYTVDCFTSRPMEKTIFLYFYFGVGVLSAFSSIVELFYSSIKWFCCNQEDFDLEDRACKNLQNFRQDESGKKTMSDSASGSVQLKKGSVRSSKTISAKGKRGKYVSTRTCTV is encoded by the coding sequence ATGGGTGAATGGGGGTTCCTCGGGAGCGTCTTCGACAACCTCCAGGCTCACTCTCCGATGCTCGGACGCTTTTGGCTCTTCCTCATGCTCATGTTTCGGATCCTAATCCTGGGGACTGTGGCCAGCGACCTGTTTGAGGACGAACAATTGGAGTTTACCTGCAACACCCTCCAGCCGGGCTGCAAGCAGGTGTGCTACGACAAGGCGTTCCCCATCTCCCAGTACAGGTTTTGGGTGTTTCACATAGTTCTGATTGCTACGCCGTCCATAGTCTTCCTCTTGTACGCCACacatcaaaataacaaaaaagtctTGCGGCCCAAGTCAAGGCGCAGCAGCATTCAGAACTACAAAGACGACCGCCGTTTGAGGAGGCTGTACATCATCAACGTCATCTTTCGAATCATAGCGGAGGTGGCCTTCTTGGTGGGCCAGTGCAAGCTGTACAGCTTCAAGGTGCCAGCCCAGTACCCCTGTGATCGCTTTCCCTGCCCCTACACCGTGGACTGCTTCACCTCCCGCCCTATGGAGAAAACGATCTTCCTCTACTTCTACTTTGGCGTGGGGGTCCTATCTGCCTTTTCTAGCATTGTGGAGCTGTTCTACAGCTCCATAAAGTGGTTCTGCTGCAACCAGGAAGACTTTGATCTGGAAGACAGAGCCTGCAAGAATCTCCAGAACTTCAGGCAAGATGAGTCGGGCAAGAAGACGATGTCAGACAGTGCATCCGGCAGCGTGCAGCTAAAGAAAGGATCAGTGAGGAGCAGCAAGACGATCTCCGCTAAAGGCAAGAGAGGCAAATATGTGAGCACCAGGACGTGCACGGTTTGA